The following nucleotide sequence is from Amia ocellicauda isolate fAmiCal2 chromosome 2, fAmiCal2.hap1, whole genome shotgun sequence.
tatttatacatGTGACTATGAACttgaaacataattaaaaaataataatatatttaaaccaATGCAACAATAAAGTGCAAAATAGTGAAAGTGTGGCCGGACACAttacaagaagaacagaccaaacaTGGACAAAAGAAGCTACAGAATGGATCCCAAGCAAACCCATAAAAGATAAACAGAAGCTTTGCTGGTgggacctggaaaagagatgctgtatatcaaaacaaacaagttgTAAAATCTTTGGAGGGTCTTCACCCAGCGAAAACAGCTGATGAAAATGATGATGATTGTGATCTATCTGTCAAATATTACTAGCTGCTTCCCCTCCCCCAAATAGATAAATatgtagttaaaaataaatctatagaAATCACGcacacactattttttattcattttaattgtaaaacaatTTTCTACAAGTTTAGAAAGACTTACAGAAAAAACaggtacatatttaaatatacagctctggaaaaaaaataaaaaaaattaatcttAATTTTTCCCAGAACTGTTTAAAAATTACTTGTTTAAAATTGTCATTGAAAATATACATCTATCAAAAATTACTGAAATATAtatcagtattttttatttaattaatttaaaatgtatgtcttGAATGTGCTACCCAACTGTGAGATGtgatgtatttaatctgaaatcatttGAACCACTTTTACTGCACAGATAGACTCCATTCAACTTCTTGTGTGAATTCTAAGGGCAATTGGTTGCACCTGAGCATATTTAGTGTCATTTCGAAGAGGATAAATGGTTTTCTAACAAAGACTTTACAGGtttaatttttcatttattgtttCCGGCATTGACAGTGTGGAGTAGTTAGTGTAAATCAAAGGAACACATacccatttaaatgcaaaaatatgttCTTATAATTGTTACTACAATTAAaaagttaatatttaaaatgttgagTAAATTCAATCCTTAAATTGATACAATATTtggtattaaaacaaacaaaaaaacagttgctctattgaaattgtattaaaataaaatattaaatgatttaaatggaTATAGAAAATAATTAAGTTTACAAATTAATAAGTTGatcacaataaattaaaatcaacaatatatacattgtgtgtacacatacacactatttAAATTGGTGTTAGCATATTCtctaaaaaaataagtatatggCAGGTGCATAACTATCTAGAAGAAACATTTACATCTATCctttacacttaaaaaaaagttctggaATACAAAAACTAAgataataaaatcacaatatgaTTAATACTGCAGATATTTAAagcataacaaaaacaataagcaGGGCGacaatatgtaaatatgtatctTAACTAAACATTACTCTTTAATAGTAATATATACCTATCAAATCTTTAAACTTTTTAAGTCCGTTTAGCTGAAAGCAAATAAACTCCAATCAAATTATTCACAGAAAATTCACAATTAATAGGATTTAAACATAAAATCCAGACAGATCTATTCTACTAAAACGTGAAAGTTGAGTCTTATAGAGAAAACTTTAATAAGCTCCCAGTTACAGTTTTTCGATTAACAGATATATCCTGAAAACCCCTCTTTGGCTTCTGGAACACTCATgtgcattgatttatttacacTCACAGTATTCAAAGCTCTTATGAACATAATTAtaagaattaattaaaaagcacCATGGcttatatttatacacaccaTTTCAAAGCAAtcagaaagagaaaagaaaatgatattGTTCAACTCTGCATTTCCTTTTAGTAGTCATCCGATTATCCAATGAAATtcccagtgcagtgtgtgttgatATTTTCACAGGTTTTCCATTAATCATGGCCTGAAAAACGTGTCCTTGCTAAAGTGGCCATGGAAGTTGTACATTAAATGTGAAAGTTGGATAGTTGCAATAGTTTGGTGTCACAAGACCATCTGTTTGACTACTGATTGTCCAGAGATCACCATAGACTGGCCTGTAGTAACTTTGTAAATGTCTGGCCCAGATCCTTGTGGAGGTGATGGCAAGGGAGTTTCAGGAGTTGCTAAAAATAAGTGTTAAATTATGTTAACAATCAAGATGACAGCAAAGAAAAGTACAGGATTCATCCACTGCTAGTGGACTTATGAAAGATGTAACAACAcaattaaagcattacaaaaaccTAGCTTTAGCCTATTAAAAAGAATAGAGATACAGTATAATAGGTTCATTAAAATTTCTGACATACTTCAAATAATGACAACCATCTTttcaggaaaaaactaaaagaaaaagtaatCTAATTttacaacaaacacaaatacacatcaCACTGCTATTATGCGCAAAGACAGCTTCCTCATCAATTCCTATAGTTTGTCATGAGATAGTTAACTTAATTTGAGAAGCAAATACAGTTTGAAAGTCAGTGGATCTAAGAAGGGActgtacatactgtacatatttttttcttgacaTTTGGAGGATTTATCTCTTACCAATTGCTTCAGTGTGCACTGGAGTGGGCAAGGTGCTTATTAAAATAGTCTGCCCAGTCAAGGGGTCTTGAGCTACATGTGGATGGACCGATTGGTGAAGGTGTGTGGGCTCGGCTGCTGACCCTGTACACAGAGAAGCATATACAGATAAAGCAAAGTTGCATAACATAAACACGTATTTTATAAGTATGGAATGTATGCATGTAGAAAACTGTCGGTAAAATTGATAACTGGGTAAAACAACGATCTCAAGTATTCTAAGAATTCTAAGAATATAAGACATTTAGTTTTTAAGTATTATGGAACCGCACTGTGGGAAAGGAAGAAACTTACCTCCAAGTAGCATTTCCTGCAGCAGGTTGTCAATTTTGGCCATCCCAAAGAGCTTGACAAACTGGAGCTGTTCAATCATTTGCCACGTGATGCTCTGCAGCGTCggcaggaggaggagcagcTCCCCAAAGCGTCCTCTGGAGTCATACTGCCTGTCATTGATGTAATCTTCCAAACTCATCTGCACTTGATAGCGCATGCTCTTAATTTTTGAAGGATCACTCAGGCTTTTAGCATCTGTGAAATTCCAAACAGCATAAAcattcaacaaaaacaaaaaaagtgcattcattttaaaaaaatatatcttaaaaaaaattatgacCTGGGTCAAAGAAAACAATTGCTTTCAAGGATGCGTATTCGTTGTCATCGATTTGAATCTCCTGAAACGGTACAACCAGTTCATCCAAAATCCGATTGGCCACTCGACTGATTTCCACTTCAGGACAGTTGCGATGGATAACATAATCATTGCCTTCATGAGAAAAAAGCACACTGGTTAGGAGTATGACACaaaatgtgtatgtatgaaaataatacaattaaacatcCCTTCCACCAGTTTTGCTTACTGTGATAGTGCTTTAGAAATGaaagacaaaataatgtattaccgAGCAACAGGATATCTTTGTACGGCACTGATCTCTTTGTCACGCCTAGCAGAAGGTGCTCCCCTGCATGAGCACGTAATAGACTcacctaaaataaaacaaaacaagggttGTCAATGGTATAGAGGCTTTACCACCTTTTTAACTGCTGAAATACATTAATGTGACAGAATGGTCCCTGTAAAGTGCAAACACGAGGAGCATACCCTGAACACAAAATTAGAAAATCTTGAGCTAAAACCAAGATAATCTTGCCACTTTGGCCCAGTGTTGATTCAACATCATTATCTTTAGGACCCACAAGATGGCTGTCAAACAAttaaacatcaacaacaactgaATAGCTGGTGACACTGAAGCAAAATTTGTCCAGGATTGCTAGGTTACAAGTAGTAtagctaaatgtttttttctagaAAATATGTCAGTTGTGACTGTTAACTATTGTTCAACCTCACTTTTGCTGTCAAACTGAAATGAAGACTCTAAAATGCTAGTAAATagtgaatacatttgaaagtaCTAATTTAATCTCAAAAAGAAAAGCATATAATTTCTAACCAAAAAGGAACGTCTCATATTTATGACTGATTTGCTACATACAGatttaattgtaaatgtaatattgtaagCATATTTGTAATTACACGAATGGTCTTTAGAATGGCAGTTCATTATATTATGTACTTACATAATAACATTAGCAAGCCTTACACATTTGATGCACCTCCAATGCTTATCTTAAATCTACAGTACTTTGCAATATTTACATTGTTGCAAATAGCCTAtgattttgcattattattgtttttaagctCACGGAAGACTGGGGAATAATGTTTAGTGGGCTTACTGGGATCCTTTAGCTCTCTAAGAAGACATACGATGATTTAAAGTAAaatcattttcaattaattaaatataatgaaatattaaattgtaatgaaataatttaaaaaagtaaaacaattggTATGATACATGTGGGACAATTctagtaatatatataattcacatatatattaatataaatcaataaGTTATGTTTGTGTATCTTAAAACACTATAATATAAAGATAATTATACACATTTATGTTTTCAACTACTGTTACTGAAAGGTAACATATTTCAAGTTACTtattaattaaagtaaattGACATCTTCACCAGTTTCAAGgctgaaatacattaaaatggtcTTAGCAAACGATTAgttaaattacataattgagaGATCAGTGAGAAGACAACTGGGATTTGGAAGATCTGCTCTAAGGCGAAGATGTGTGTCTGCAGATAGGAGCTTAATTGGCTTAGTTTAATTGATAGGAGCTTAATTGATCAGAGATGCATAGTCCAATTAGTTCTTAACAGCAGACATCATTCTAGAtaacatgaaagaaaaaaaaaaactctgatgACAATGGTATACCGTTTAAAGGGAGAAGCTTCATTATTCACCTCCTTTGTGATCAAAGACTGACTGCTTATCATATCTAATACTTAATAGATTTAATAAGTTTAATTCTTAATATATTCATGATTTCAAATTattgtgttaaaataattactCACTGGAGTGAATCTTCACTTGACCAGATATTATCTATATCAGGCTATATGCCCTGTGATTGGAACTGtcaaccaaacaaaaataacacaagctttcaaatgatttaATCCTTTTGGAAAAGTGTATTTTAAGGGGAAAACTACATTACTGTAGTGGTTAAATGTATCTCTTATAAACTATTATAAACAATTATAACCAATAATTTCACTTCACTAATATATTCGACCTAACAATTATAAATCAAATGCACTGACAACTGTGGAACTGTGGACactttgaaagagtgaaaaagtGACCTCTGAGCTAACAGGAAATCAATCTtaaattgaaacaaaataaCTAATTGTTTTGGGGGAAAGTCCCAAGAATACAATCCATATTGAATCTTTATAAATGACGTCTTGCATGAACTggtatataaaatgtgtttattatgtTCTGTGAATGGATAACATATCAGCCTAATTTGCATAGCATTACGTAAGTGATGCACTAATCCTGCTACCAGGCAGACCAGGTGACAGTTGGTCAGCGTTCCTTTTTCTTTTACTACTATTTTAAGTAATAGTATTGGTGGTAGataattacacatttttaattaatctcataaacagtcaaacaaaaaggaagaaaacacACTTTCCCTAATAAAGTGATTGATCACAATTATCAAACATGTACTgcagattgttttaattttaataaaagatAATCATGTCACTTGAACATGAAATAATTACCTGATCATCAAGTGGCAAATCACAGAAAGCTGGGATGTATTTAGCCCACTCTACCAGCACTAGCAGTTGTTGCTTCATAGATTCACAGACATCACTTATACTAGCAATCTTCTTAGTTGATATATCTGTGGATACTCCCGGGCTAGGCACACTGATCTAAgtagaaatgtaatgttaagttTAAATTAAGTTACTATTGAGGAAGCATTAATTATTTCACAGGCTGTTGCTGTTCCCAAGTAAACTCAAATAAGCAGCCATGCGAATAATTGAAAATTTTAATGACATTATCTACGTTTCAGTGGAGACTAATGTTCATTCAAATTAGCAACTGTCGTTGCACATAATAGTCATtaatagttttacattttaagaagtcccaccattacaaaaaaatgcattaactCTAcctataaaaagaaacataatacTCAGTTGCcaattataaaaacatttaacactTCAAGCAAATTTCATTAGGTTTCTAATGTTTTTTGTagaataatttccttttaatacATACATCTTTATCAAAAATGGATCGAGGCATTAGTAAATCTACAATTATATGTTTCCTGTTTTGCTTGTACACTTATATCTATAAACTTGTTTGTGTCTTTAATTAACATAGGTCAGTACATTGTttacttttattgttatttatgctAGAGCAGGATACACTGGAGGCTTGTGAACAGTCAGGTGAGCTACGGCCATGTCTTTACCTGCCGTGAGAGGCTTTCGGCTTGAGCCAGCATAGTGATTGGGGGCAGATTGTGCGAGTCATAAGTGCTTCTCCTGGAACTTATACGGTCCCTTTCATTCTGtacagctgtaaaataagcaAACCATTTAACTTAT
It contains:
- the hnf4g gene encoding hepatocyte nuclear factor 4-gamma isoform X3, whose product is MPANMSTPENGLSSLCSICGDRATGKHYGASSCDGCKGFFRRSIRKSHVYSCRFNRQCVIDKDKRNQCRFCRLNKCFHAGMKKEAVQNERDRISSRRSTYDSHNLPPITMLAQAESLSRQISVPSPGVSTDISTKKIASISDVCESMKQQLLVLVEWAKYIPAFCDLPLDDQVSLLRAHAGEHLLLGVTKRSVPYKDILLLGNDYVIHRNCPEVEISRVANRILDELVVPFQEIQIDDNEYASLKAIVFFDPDAKSLSDPSKIKSMRYQVQMSLEDYINDRQYDSRGRFGELLLLLPTLQSITWQMIEQLQFVKLFGMAKIDNLLQEMLLGGSAAEPTHLHQSVHPHVAQDPLTGQTILISTLPTPVHTEAIATPETPLPSPPQGSGPDIYKVTTGQSMVISGQSVVKQMVL
- the hnf4g gene encoding hepatocyte nuclear factor 4-gamma isoform X1, translated to MCKRVTEKCSTGGRAKQLLRPRYRMTLSKSLLDMDVPNYSEGLDPTYTTLEFENAHVFYGADTMPANMSTPENGLSSLCSICGDRATGKHYGASSCDGCKGFFRRSIRKSHVYSCRFNRQCVIDKDKRNQCRFCRLNKCFHAGMKKEAVQNERDRISSRRSTYDSHNLPPITMLAQAESLSRQISVPSPGVSTDISTKKIASISDVCESMKQQLLVLVEWAKYIPAFCDLPLDDQVSLLRAHAGEHLLLGVTKRSVPYKDILLLGNDYVIHRNCPEVEISRVANRILDELVVPFQEIQIDDNEYASLKAIVFFDPDAKSLSDPSKIKSMRYQVQMSLEDYINDRQYDSRGRFGELLLLLPTLQSITWQMIEQLQFVKLFGMAKIDNLLQEMLLGGSAAEPTHLHQSVHPHVAQDPLTGQTILISTLPTPVHTEAIATPETPLPSPPQGSGPDIYKVTTGQSMVISGQSVVKQMVL
- the hnf4g gene encoding hepatocyte nuclear factor 4-gamma isoform X2, whose translation is MPDRRKTRDLLQDTMPANMSTPENGLSSLCSICGDRATGKHYGASSCDGCKGFFRRSIRKSHVYSCRFNRQCVIDKDKRNQCRFCRLNKCFHAGMKKEAVQNERDRISSRRSTYDSHNLPPITMLAQAESLSRQISVPSPGVSTDISTKKIASISDVCESMKQQLLVLVEWAKYIPAFCDLPLDDQVSLLRAHAGEHLLLGVTKRSVPYKDILLLGNDYVIHRNCPEVEISRVANRILDELVVPFQEIQIDDNEYASLKAIVFFDPDAKSLSDPSKIKSMRYQVQMSLEDYINDRQYDSRGRFGELLLLLPTLQSITWQMIEQLQFVKLFGMAKIDNLLQEMLLGGSAAEPTHLHQSVHPHVAQDPLTGQTILISTLPTPVHTEAIATPETPLPSPPQGSGPDIYKVTTGQSMVISGQSVVKQMVL